Proteins from one Plodia interpunctella isolate USDA-ARS_2022_Savannah chromosome 7, ilPloInte3.2, whole genome shotgun sequence genomic window:
- the LOC128671483 gene encoding uncharacterized protein LOC128671483, with product MLFVFYILVFLNINYAEISCFTLSYNELDKVINVTNTTTVPDLLTRNNATTRHFFKMIQNLKSTKTVFSNLKSNVFDKMLSEEMLSIKEHLFEKDLSQVSLLLSTNANAPTPTLEIKQKWSFVDYGTIDDNNAKNKSIYQSIDDSRDEPNIDDEKTDNEIGEEQNSSKKFVGLRSLSGAHSHGNIQRSRLQNSPKNVSSTKGVKLCTCTKVNNPSEVCTHRSDSTCKCGVNDLKECTRALQTFSEPVPVVYSYVTYPTYFVEVSTYSPFRDYFYHPDVIDEMKLPKKRKKHKHRHKHKNRIDEESLYYDDSKEGFFKGYDDQIYDDELPEKHPQKNEDKKVMIDIDYEVRDEKGKLPKTTLPWEDGYIENVIKEKLVNDMVKDLKQQYADAVLKDCYCSAFSLHANVAICQMLLTVLGFFWLYEKL from the exons atgttatttgtgttttacattttagtgtttttaaatataaattatgcagAAATCAGTTGCTTTACGTTGAGCTATAATGAGCTGGATAAAGTAATTAATGTGACGAATACCACAACTGTACCAG atCTCTTAACGCGAAATAATGCAACAACAAGACACTTTTTTAAGATGatccaaaatttaaaaagtaccaAGACAGtcttttctaatttaaaatcgaacgtgtttgataaaatgttatcaGAAGAGATGTTATCGATCAAAGaacatttgtttgaaaaaGACCTCTCCCAAGTTTCTCTGTTACTGTCAACTAATGCCAATGCGCCTACTCCAACTCTTGAAATAAAGCAAAAATGGTCTTTTGTGGACTATGGAACTATAGATGACAACAATGCCAAGAATAAATCCATTTACCAATCTATTGATGATTCTCGTGATGAACCTAATATTGATGATGAAAAGACAGATAATGAAATTGGTGAAGAACAAAATTCAAGTAAAAAATTTGTAGGTCTTAGAAGTTTGTCCGGTGCACATTCGCACGGGAATATCCAACGAAGTCGTCTACAAAACTCTCCCAAAAACGTTAGCAGCACAAAAGGAGTCAAATTATGTACTTGTACAAAAGTGAATAATCCTTCAGAGGTATGTACTCATCGCAGTGATAGTACTTGTAAATGTGGTGTAAATGATCTCAAAGAATGTACTCGTGCTCTCCAAACATTTAGTGAACCTGTACCAGTCGTCTATTCATATGTTACGTATCCAACTTACTTCGTTGAGGTATCAACATATTCACCATTCAGAGATTACTTCTATCACCCTGATGTTATTGATGAGATGAAATTACCAAAAAAGCGTAAGAAACATAAACATAGACACAAGCACAAGAATCGAATTGACGAAGAGAGTTTATATTATGATGATAGTAAGGAAGGTTTTTTTAAAGGATACGACGACCAAATATACGACGATGAATTACCGGAAAAACATCCACAAAAAAATGaagataaaaaagtaatgattGACATAGATTATGAAGTTAGAGATGAAAAGGGAAAACTTCCTAAGACAACATTACCATGGGAAGATGGATATATCGAGAATGTAATAAAAGAGAAGCTTGTGAATGATATGGTAAAAGATTTGAAGCAGCAATACGCAGACGCCGTTTTGAAAGACTGTTACTGTTCAGCTTTCTCCTTGCATGCCAATGTTGCAATTTGTCAAATGTTACTCACAGTTTTAGGATTTTTCTGGTTGTATGAGAAATTGTAG
- the LOC128671481 gene encoding uncharacterized protein LOC128671481 isoform X1: MINVKLIVLLTCVDIVVGNSYCEICSEHTLCKYAMPGAGTSCKLYDKTVFLTNHDIKEIIKKINERRNYVAMGYSKFLPAAANMREIRWSTELAASAQRWVDQCDQSLWPDKEDQCRNLKNEPVGQNIATVIEASSFNVKSFVDTWFIQILDYTGSVAYYNQSQDNKTKYFTQMIWADTSRVGCGRARFYVEHKTGMVDRLVCNFALRGNYHGKPVYAIGYPATQCPDHSLPDESFQGLCSHLEHKNLSTFDNVKKTSGSPRVSSLLRILNLSNSTAKQAIDPIRNIFRPLKPNANLKVEQKNQKIRHIENITYTGMNSGINQYNMNPIPVPSFKYNQNMMAGNFGQERGDRPQERGHSRVYHGHYLHTIEEMKTTQGGTAREDFRRFNFMPDSFSGGVENSPYNGRCNGNNECTRKDATVPCPTETRCVSKAQCTRRPRKDYAPTQEQHIVKDDCPCNIPTSSCSTPAPLPTKCMCNINCKCLTTRYPNYLRIQTTFTDDTRKSAPNFEYYDQVPNIGIRSGEKNNGGKETSFTKGWPFKHGASIKTELQTFTSTKKLNFNENDKSINNFKDYYDDYMGNIYKKLDNYRRNRRESTEESTFKPFWQIDELTHKISPQLKSLRYTTLSNRQKVNYRKPTTTTEFITINLSEDNDVSRKLITEKYLSFDELMRLRKFGEADIDIYGARRVPTKKTTATTKKAAATTKKASATTKKATATTKKLASTTKNGTASSKKKLTGNEVAEKSTSTTKSSEITANTPFERKKHCTRKLTCTWTAVTVTGADGSVIGGWEVEKGSLTPSGYVDGCTRTSTCTRIYMNRNKFSTIGDSDIENERGEETSGDGLHGGEDYCEKRALDIRRRDSGVEFFDGDIVTETVSQMSSPPSSYGYYDSSTEKMHSHEQSECTCEENLRVKRDENRQNNLRETISYGDLYYRVLKKIISGWRIFHSSDKSKCACNDGLRNAANIYSIIIFNYLVI, from the exons atgataaatgtgaaattaattgtattattaacttgtgtcgATATAGTTGTGGGTAATTCTTATTGTGAAATATGTTCTGAGCACACTCTTTGTAAATACgct ATGCCAGGTGCTGGCACGtcttgtaaattatatgaCAAGACAGTTTTTCTTACCAATCATGATATCAAAGagattatcaaaaaaattaatgaacgaAGAAACTATGTAGCGATGGGTTATTCAAAGTTCTTGCCGGCTGCAGCTAACATGAGGGAAATC CGTTGGTCTACAGAATTAGCAGCGTCCGCTCAAAGATGGGTGGATCAGTGCGACCAATCGCTCTGGCCAGACAAGGAAGACCAATGCAGGAATCTTA AAAACGAACCCGTGGGGCAGAACATAGCAACTGTCATCGAAGCGTCATCTTTCAATGTGAAGAGTTTCGTTGACACCTGGTTCATACAAATTCTGGATTACACTGGAAGTGTTGCATATTATAATCA ATCACAGGACAACAAGACAAAATACTTCACCCAAATGATTTGGGCTGACACCAGTCGGGTTGGATGTGGCAGAGCCagattttat GTGGAACACAAAACCGGCATGGTTGACCGACTGGTATGCAACTTTGCTCTACGAGGAAACTACCACGGGAAACCAGTGTACGCCATAGGATACCCCGCCACGCAATGCCCTGACCACTCGCTGCCTGATGAGAGCTTCCAAGGGTTATGCAGTCATCTTGAACATAAGAATCTCAGCACATTTGACAATG taaaaaaaacatcaggaAGTCCTAGAGTGAGCAGTTTACTCAGAATCCTGAACTTATCAAACAGCACTGCGAAGCAAGCGATAGATCCTATCCGAAATATCTTCAGGCCGCTTAAACCAAACGCAAACCTGAAAgtagaacaaaaaaatcagaaaataagacacattgaaaatattacttata CTGGCATGAATTCGGGTATAAaccaatataatatgaatCCTATACCAGTACCCAGTTTTAAATACAATCAAAACATGATGGCCGGAAACTTCGGTCAGGAGAGGGGAGATCGTCCTCAAGAAAGAGGGCATTCCCGCGTCTACCATGGTCATTATTTGCATACGATTGAAGAAATGAAAACCACTCAAGGAGGCACGGCCAGAGAAGATTTTCGAAGATTCAATTTTATGCCTGACTCTTTCAGTGGTGGTGTAGAAAACTCACCATATAATGGAAGATGTAACGGAAATAATGAATGTACTCGTAAAGATGCAACTGTACCATGTCCGACTGAGACAAGATGTGTTTCAAAGGCTCAATGCACGAGAAGACCACGTAAAGATTATGCACCAACACAAGAAcaacatatagttaaagatgATTGTCCttgtaatatacctacatcatCTTGTTCTACTCCTGCTCCTTTGCCtacaaaatgtatgtgtaatattaattgtaagtGCCTAACAACCAGGTACCCTAATTATTTACGAATACAGACGACATTTACAGATGATACTAGAAAATCTGCACCGAACTTTGAATATTATGACCAAGTGCCAAATATAGGTATTCGTAgtggagaaaaaaataatggtggTAAAGAAACTTCTTTCACAAAAGGTTGGCCATTCAAACATGGAGCATCTATTAAAACCGAACTCCAGACTTTTACATctacaaaaaagttaaactttaacgaaaatgataaaagtattaataattttaaagattactATGATGATTATATGGGTAATATATACAAGAAGCTTGATAATTACCGAAGAAATAGACGCGAGTCAACAGAAGAATCAACATTTAAACCATTTTGGCAAATAGATGAATTGACTCATAAAATATCCCCACAACTAAAATCATTAAGATATACTACTCTTTCCAATAGGCAAAAAGTTAATTACAGGAAACCTACTACGACCACCGAATTTATAACTATCAATTTAAGTGAAGACAATGATGTtagtagaaaattaataactgaaaaatatttatcttttgatGAATTGATGCGTCTCAGAAAATTTGGAGAAGCAGATATCGATATCTATGGAGCTCGACGAGTTCCAACCAAAAAAACAACAGCTACTACTAAAAAAGCAGCAGCAACCACTAAAAAAGCATCAGCAACCACTAAAAAAGCAACAGCAACCACTAAAAAATTAGCATCGACGACCAAAAACGGAACAGCATCttcaaagaaaaaactaaCAGGGAACGAAGTGGCTGAAAAATCTACATCTACAACAAAAAGTAGTGAAATAACTGCGAACACACcgtttgaaagaaaaaaacattgtactCGTAAGTTAACTTGTACCTGGACAGCAGTTACTGTAACTGGCGCTGATGGATCTGTAATTGGAGGTTGGGAAGTAGAAAAAGGTTCTTTGACCCCATCAGGTTATGTAGATGGATGTACACGAACCTCAACTTGTACGAGAATTTACatgaatagaaataaattttcaacaataggTGATAGTGACATTGAAAATGAGCGCGGAGAAGAAACCTCTGGAGATGGATTGCATGGAGGTGAAGATTATTGTGAAAAGCGCGCACTAGATATTCGACGTAGAGATTCTGGTGTAGAGTTCTTCGATGGTGACATTGTTACTGAAACCGTTTCACAAATGTCAAGTCCTCCATCTTCGTATGGCTATTATGACTCGAGTACAGAAAAAATGCATTCACATGAACAAAGCGAATGTACATGTGAGGAAAACTTAAGAGTAAAAAGAGATGAAAATCGTCAAAATAATCTTAGAGAAACTATCTCTTACGGTGATTTGTATTACAGAGTattgaaaaagataataagtGGCTGGAGAATTTTTCACTCTTCTGATAAAAGCAAATGTGCGTGCAACGACGGCCTTCGCAATGcagcaaatatttattctataattatttttaattatttggttatttaa
- the LOC128671481 gene encoding uncharacterized protein LOC128671481 isoform X2: MIWADTSRVGCGRARFYVEHKTGMVDRLVCNFALRGNYHGKPVYAIGYPATQCPDHSLPDESFQGLCSHLEHKNLSTFDNVKKTSGSPRVSSLLRILNLSNSTAKQAIDPIRNIFRPLKPNANLKVEQKNQKIRHIENITYTGMNSGINQYNMNPIPVPSFKYNQNMMAGNFGQERGDRPQERGHSRVYHGHYLHTIEEMKTTQGGTAREDFRRFNFMPDSFSGGVENSPYNGRCNGNNECTRKDATVPCPTETRCVSKAQCTRRPRKDYAPTQEQHIVKDDCPCNIPTSSCSTPAPLPTKCMCNINCKCLTTRYPNYLRIQTTFTDDTRKSAPNFEYYDQVPNIGIRSGEKNNGGKETSFTKGWPFKHGASIKTELQTFTSTKKLNFNENDKSINNFKDYYDDYMGNIYKKLDNYRRNRRESTEESTFKPFWQIDELTHKISPQLKSLRYTTLSNRQKVNYRKPTTTTEFITINLSEDNDVSRKLITEKYLSFDELMRLRKFGEADIDIYGARRVPTKKTTATTKKAAATTKKASATTKKATATTKKLASTTKNGTASSKKKLTGNEVAEKSTSTTKSSEITANTPFERKKHCTRKLTCTWTAVTVTGADGSVIGGWEVEKGSLTPSGYVDGCTRTSTCTRIYMNRNKFSTIGDSDIENERGEETSGDGLHGGEDYCEKRALDIRRRDSGVEFFDGDIVTETVSQMSSPPSSYGYYDSSTEKMHSHEQSECTCEENLRVKRDENRQNNLRETISYGDLYYRVLKKIISGWRIFHSSDKSKCACNDGLRNAANIYSIIIFNYLVI, translated from the exons ATGATTTGGGCTGACACCAGTCGGGTTGGATGTGGCAGAGCCagattttat GTGGAACACAAAACCGGCATGGTTGACCGACTGGTATGCAACTTTGCTCTACGAGGAAACTACCACGGGAAACCAGTGTACGCCATAGGATACCCCGCCACGCAATGCCCTGACCACTCGCTGCCTGATGAGAGCTTCCAAGGGTTATGCAGTCATCTTGAACATAAGAATCTCAGCACATTTGACAATG taaaaaaaacatcaggaAGTCCTAGAGTGAGCAGTTTACTCAGAATCCTGAACTTATCAAACAGCACTGCGAAGCAAGCGATAGATCCTATCCGAAATATCTTCAGGCCGCTTAAACCAAACGCAAACCTGAAAgtagaacaaaaaaatcagaaaataagacacattgaaaatattacttata CTGGCATGAATTCGGGTATAAaccaatataatatgaatCCTATACCAGTACCCAGTTTTAAATACAATCAAAACATGATGGCCGGAAACTTCGGTCAGGAGAGGGGAGATCGTCCTCAAGAAAGAGGGCATTCCCGCGTCTACCATGGTCATTATTTGCATACGATTGAAGAAATGAAAACCACTCAAGGAGGCACGGCCAGAGAAGATTTTCGAAGATTCAATTTTATGCCTGACTCTTTCAGTGGTGGTGTAGAAAACTCACCATATAATGGAAGATGTAACGGAAATAATGAATGTACTCGTAAAGATGCAACTGTACCATGTCCGACTGAGACAAGATGTGTTTCAAAGGCTCAATGCACGAGAAGACCACGTAAAGATTATGCACCAACACAAGAAcaacatatagttaaagatgATTGTCCttgtaatatacctacatcatCTTGTTCTACTCCTGCTCCTTTGCCtacaaaatgtatgtgtaatattaattgtaagtGCCTAACAACCAGGTACCCTAATTATTTACGAATACAGACGACATTTACAGATGATACTAGAAAATCTGCACCGAACTTTGAATATTATGACCAAGTGCCAAATATAGGTATTCGTAgtggagaaaaaaataatggtggTAAAGAAACTTCTTTCACAAAAGGTTGGCCATTCAAACATGGAGCATCTATTAAAACCGAACTCCAGACTTTTACATctacaaaaaagttaaactttaacgaaaatgataaaagtattaataattttaaagattactATGATGATTATATGGGTAATATATACAAGAAGCTTGATAATTACCGAAGAAATAGACGCGAGTCAACAGAAGAATCAACATTTAAACCATTTTGGCAAATAGATGAATTGACTCATAAAATATCCCCACAACTAAAATCATTAAGATATACTACTCTTTCCAATAGGCAAAAAGTTAATTACAGGAAACCTACTACGACCACCGAATTTATAACTATCAATTTAAGTGAAGACAATGATGTtagtagaaaattaataactgaaaaatatttatcttttgatGAATTGATGCGTCTCAGAAAATTTGGAGAAGCAGATATCGATATCTATGGAGCTCGACGAGTTCCAACCAAAAAAACAACAGCTACTACTAAAAAAGCAGCAGCAACCACTAAAAAAGCATCAGCAACCACTAAAAAAGCAACAGCAACCACTAAAAAATTAGCATCGACGACCAAAAACGGAACAGCATCttcaaagaaaaaactaaCAGGGAACGAAGTGGCTGAAAAATCTACATCTACAACAAAAAGTAGTGAAATAACTGCGAACACACcgtttgaaagaaaaaaacattgtactCGTAAGTTAACTTGTACCTGGACAGCAGTTACTGTAACTGGCGCTGATGGATCTGTAATTGGAGGTTGGGAAGTAGAAAAAGGTTCTTTGACCCCATCAGGTTATGTAGATGGATGTACACGAACCTCAACTTGTACGAGAATTTACatgaatagaaataaattttcaacaataggTGATAGTGACATTGAAAATGAGCGCGGAGAAGAAACCTCTGGAGATGGATTGCATGGAGGTGAAGATTATTGTGAAAAGCGCGCACTAGATATTCGACGTAGAGATTCTGGTGTAGAGTTCTTCGATGGTGACATTGTTACTGAAACCGTTTCACAAATGTCAAGTCCTCCATCTTCGTATGGCTATTATGACTCGAGTACAGAAAAAATGCATTCACATGAACAAAGCGAATGTACATGTGAGGAAAACTTAAGAGTAAAAAGAGATGAAAATCGTCAAAATAATCTTAGAGAAACTATCTCTTACGGTGATTTGTATTACAGAGTattgaaaaagataataagtGGCTGGAGAATTTTTCACTCTTCTGATAAAAGCAAATGTGCGTGCAACGACGGCCTTCGCAATGcagcaaatatttattctataattatttttaattatttggttatttaa